TcttgtagacgaggagagcagCAACCTCGTCGCGGGGTTCTTTGTGCCTCTTGAGTAAGGACTTTTGCTTAATTTATTCAACACACACAAtagatactcaacgttgtaagtcgagcagagcgaaatcaccgggaaggatagagatcttgctaaagcctgactttagcttcgctagtTTGCTagggtgttacccttgcttggctggttctgccACTGTTGGTGTCGCGGTATTGACAGTCGGCTCCTAAGGAGACTAGAACCGAGGTACGTTGACAGGTTGGTTTGGTggcactaacagtcggctcctggggagactaggactggagtgtggtcaccggtaagagataGGTTGATCcggagaggcttggataattgTAGAGATTAATTGATAGATTGGTTGTCCTTTCTTCTTCGATCTAGCCTCGAATATAGGCTATTCTTGGTCGCCTTGGTACATATCACAGATAATTGTTAAATAATATGGACATAATTAAAAATAGGAGTGAAGCTGATTCCTCATTGGATGCGGACCATTAGGATATGGTAGTATTTAAACATTTCTCTGCGAGCGCTCCACGATAATGACGCACTAATATAGTCATGATGCTATATTCCTGTTTTTATGCAATGGTGACCATACCTCCTCCTTTTCCGCGCGGGAAATCCTCGTTGACTCCTCCAGGCTTTAAGTGGGCGGGGAATCTTAATGATTACTCGGGGTGGCATGTTGGTTCATGGGCTTCAACTGGGCTCTCGCGGGGTTCCGCTTGGACTCCCGCGCGAGGTTTTGCCAAGGGCTCTTGGTTTTGGCCTTTTGGGCCGCTATATCGGCCCGCGGTGCTTTCTTTCTCTAGACACAGCCCAAatatacttttgggctcaaacaagtGTCCCTAGCGTTCCAGTTGGATCAGCTGGGAGGGGTATTTGTAAAGATTTTGTCTTTTAATTTGTTGTATTTTTTCTGTCATAAAAAAAGGTAATTAGATAAAAATATTAAGAGTATAAATAATTATTGAGGAAAGACCATGGCTTAGCTAGCTCCCTTTCCTCTTTTTCGATCaatcctttttctttgatttttcgaTCAATACATTTAGATGTAAGAGATTTAGAAATATTTGTTGAATGTTGATACAAAGTTAAGGTTTTACCAAAAGAAATATTCATGCTGGGTCAATCGTCCATGAGTCTTTGGGACATGAACTTAGTCGGAGTAGCTAGGCAATCCGtgctttatttttcttattttacatTTTAAATAAAACGTATATAATCATTTGTAATTGCATTAATTAAAAAtgaactcatatatatatatatatatatatatatatgagtcaATGCATATATGCATGTAACTTCAATGCAACTTCTAGGTAATTAATAACTATAAGCCACTATACAATCAAGAAAGAACTATTAGCTTATAATTCGGGCCAATTTGCAAAGAAACACGTAAGTTACCATCAATATTTGCTAAGATAAGCTCATGAATTGTGCTGTTTTTCCATATATGACACCGCTGCATGACCAAGAAAATTCCCAAGTCATGTAACCCCAAAACACGTCGACCGCGTGGTTCAAGAGACTTTGATCCATAAATtgcataatttatatatatagctagctCTAGCTCTAGTAAAGTAGTAATCTGATAGAAATGGAGTATATTACAAACAAGATCGATAGAGAGAGCCTCAAGCCTGGAGATCACATCTATGCTTACAGAAAATTGCACTCCTACTCTCACCATGGTTAGTACAATAATAATCGCGATCGAGTCCCTAACTCCTTATTGTTTTAATTAATTTCTTCACTGTGTATGTACTGATTCATGCATGCGCTTAGGTATCTTCATTGGGGGAGATAGAGTGATTCACTATAACAAAACACAAGAAGGAAACACATCGAAACGAGTCAAGCAGTACTGCAAAAACTGCGGGATAGACGAAAACCCCCTTCGAGGAGTCGTCAACTCCTGCGTCGACTGCTTCCTCAAACGCCACACCCTCCGCCGCTTCCAATACGCCGTGGGTAAAGGCCGCTACCTCCTCAGCTGGCCAGGCACATGCACTACTGATCCTGCTGAACAGCCAGGAGTGACCATCAGACGAGCCAATGACTTGTTTAACAATAAAGTTGGGTTCGGGGACTACAACTTGTTTGAGAACAACTGCGAGGCATTCGCGGTTTTCTGCAAGACGGGGAATCGTGTGAGCCACCAGGCGTACTCAGCCAAGTTTTGGACCAAGCCTTCTTCTTCGTGATGTGTCGGTTCACGTTCATCACGGCGAGGACAAGTACAACAAGTTGAGGCAGAGGATTGATAGCTGGCTCGCTGAAATGTCGTTGCTTAAGCAAATCATTGCCGATCTTCAGAAATCAGAAGGATCAGGAGAGTCATCAACTCATGATCACCGGCGCCTGAGAGTTGAATTGATTTGAAATTAAGGAGCTGTATATGAGATCCAAGGTGGTTAGTTGATTATTACTGTTTAGGTAATGGAGTGTTATTCTATGTACGTTGGAATGACAAAATGCatatataatttgttttttcagtttcttttttgGTCTATTAAGGGTGTTATGATCGAGGAGGCAACGAATTTACTTCGCTCCTTATCAAAGTAattgggagaggatcctctcctgagccaCTTAGTGACCTGAGCTACCTGAGCTCTCTCTCAGATCATGACACGTGGCCAACTTAACATCTGATGGCTCATAATAAATTTAGGTTTTCTATCTCcaattttttttgagttttatgTTGCCGCGCGCGCAGCCCGCGCTCTTGGTTTCGTTTCCCTGCTCTCTTCCTTTTGTTCTTGGTTGCTTCTgctatgaaacaaaaaaaacacgAGTCTTCAGTCTTTAAATTC
This portion of the Rosa chinensis cultivar Old Blush chromosome 1, RchiOBHm-V2, whole genome shotgun sequence genome encodes:
- the LOC112185217 gene encoding protein LEAD-SENSITIVE 1 encodes the protein MEYITNKIDRESLKPGDHIYAYRKLHSYSHHGIFIGGDRVIHYNKTQEGNTSKRVKQYCKNCGIDENPLRGVVNSCVDCFLKRHTLRRFQYAVGKGRYLLSWPGTCTTDPAEQPGVTIRRANDLFNNKVGFGDYNLFENNCEAFAVFCKTGNRVSHQAYSAKFWTKPSSS